The following proteins come from a genomic window of Phycodurus eques isolate BA_2022a chromosome 9, UOR_Pequ_1.1, whole genome shotgun sequence:
- the nsd1a gene encoding histone-lysine N-methyltransferase, H3 lysine-36 specific isoform X2 codes for MSQSYRPAFHSAFGSPSQLEPRPRNGFVGASYRRQCGMAKLGSEQPSASNCYSPLKTLCDFNAVVKKADFHAKNHLHSSSPVRDDDNEFESVLLPPSPCNDNTDSFQSLPPFNRNGFTPYSLDSLEHCSPTSNGYLHFGTTLFDSTDTKQQHHNHAAYKRSKAFIPYHQTWEHPVTGSRASNISGSVKRTYKPTVFNLMSKTISELNPTLSPSALPDITMRDGWSMDEESESEGELAPTDPKLISPSGTNSDIPKSLESAWKVSVTEAEHMLFLQQRNAKSLPAASLNGQESVLGPPLEPPSFTVNASQLPSSNIVPSRNEQHIINNSAGTLSNQSKTCKKKKRCLSDIFGHIISESSVITDTLDPCTTSRALKKKPEDSPYADLETVPVLHCPKRPTISPSWELDRRFTQIKTMFRETVQHSTDSHNSGSDFMDILDCKNQILRNNEETAYRPGKKLPNKRIASSCPKTTVMEADEEVELQDAASQISNHSDDCCPNEPNDTDLLKTQTSTYWKLFSDASSCVNHSTPKRDTRKPDKKKNCVGTIIKSRSLDHCNSFTQPVPIKLENVSPDLSSSRSPSSLRTMDAFLDVKEVTFKSLVDENSNTQGATFHPDSNYKFSTFLMFLKDIHDTRAKEGKALVVPPSPLLIKKEPLVMPSSCGDPLTGSSGTLSQEIKTEFVQLGKCSTVKTKWRTKAFMSAENYHCKGFPLQIDNSDRQRRKQRLPAKLKLSSNMEDLAFGREFVSGHADLAENDHGIPYDPAAIYLVKSSESPIAPKKRWQMVEENETNKSYTMQASSHVHMEAERLPSNNPFSEESCGGGHSENKRLRKPTKRLLESIEEYEQIFARKKKSKKHTIDSSDMVLSDTGEILSPVLDCSITSETLASASFSIAPPTSPSPEAHGQSQDQRPPERPPISSASTQTPLDMVTAEEPDIPLNSVTDLKAERKRPRKLSHKILECIIEEVLDPPKKEEKKYPPKVFSEVKVLVMKTVLPPKVKLEENVCAPVKKEKPFPSASSAPVTGPPQSEAEDDVRVVTQTNSPEEKAKLNACSTDEKHNTETETSKAEVLDASLMDSPSSQMDVQGKMGATSFNENICQVCETTGDLLVCDGHCYGAFHPQCIGLSVAPKGKFLCQQCTSGVHTCFVCKKSGNGVKRCIIPLCEKFYHTDCIMAFSATQQQNKSFRCPLHICLSCHIANPLNACSSKGRLARCVRCPVAYHANDNCMAAGSVVLVNNGFLCPNHFTPRKGFKNHEHINVSWCFVCSEGGSLLCCEACPAAFHQECLNIEMPQGSWFCNDCKAGKRPRIKDILWVKWGRYRWWPAEVCLVKDVPNNILRMKHEVGEFPVQFFGSKDFVWTYHARVFPYMEGDTHNIEKMGKGADAVYKNALIGAAERFKELQTEKEMRQLQEDKKNHKKPPPYKHIKVNKPIGKVQIITADLSEVPRCNCKASDENPCGVDSECINRMLLYECHPQVCAAGERCQNQTFTKRQYTIVEIFRTLSRGWGLRSVSDIKKGAFVSEYVGEVIDEEECRARIRNAQEKDIFNFYMLTLDKDRIIDAGPKGNQARFMNHSCQPNCETQKWTVNGDTRVGLFALQDIPKGVELTFNYNLECLGNGKTACKCGAPNCSGFLGVRPKNQPPTEKLKEGRRRGPMKKKTKQEVTKEREDECFSCGDGGQIVSCKKSGCPKVYHADCLNLAKRPAGRWECPWHQCDICGIEAASFCEMCPSSFCKAHRDGMLFISKLDGKLSCSEHDPCGPDPLEPGEIREYVPDVTASKPASNAAPLASCPDSGSGGSGPAASHGCRADPAIRKLPPPRLYINTKTATSSFIPSSSSSLTDRTEEKAFSSPTSSKDQSEAGEMEEGEVCGLDVDLDDDDDEDDDDEADDDVGEIELVDDEPLYGDSLEEDEEDADVYDSWSYNVAEDDGDEDLKGYDSSREDDGK; via the exons ATGAGTCAGTCGTACAGACCGGCTTTTCACTCAGCGTTTGGCTCCCCCAGCCAGCTGGAGCCAAGGCCCCGCAATGGATTCGTGGGGGCCTCCTACAGAAGGCAGTGCGGCATGGCGAAACTCGGGTCGGAGCAGCCATCAGCGTCCAACTGTTACAGCCCGCTGAAGACGCTGTGTGACTTTAACGCTGTGGTCAAGAAGGCTGACTTCCATGCTAAGAACCACTTGCATTCTTCAAGCCCAGTCAGGGATGATGACAATGAGTTTGAGTCTGTCCTTCTGCCTCCCTCGCCATGCAACGATAACACAGACTCATTTCAATCGCTGCCACCCTTTAACAGGAATGGCTTCACCCCTTACAGTCTGGACAGTCTAGAACACTGTTCTCCCACCTCAAATGGGTACCTGCATTTTGGCACCACATTGTTTGACAGCACCGACACGAAGCAGCAGCACCACAATCATGCTGCGTATAAACGGAGCAAGGCCTTCATCCCCTATCACCAGACTTGGGAACACCCTGTTACAGGCTCTCGAGCCTCAAACATTTCAGGCTCAGTCAAAAGGACATACAAACCTACTGTTTTTAATCTGATGTCTAAAACTATATCGGAACTCAACCCCACTCTGAGCCCCAGTGCACTGCCAGACATCACCATGAGAGACGGGTGGAGCATGGACGAGGAATCGGAAAGTGAAGGAGAACTTGCCCCGACTGATCCTAAGCTTATTTCACCGTCTGGCACCAACTCCGAT ATACCCAAAAGTTTGGAGTCTGCATGGAAAGTCAGTGTGACGGAAGCTGAGCATATGCTCTTTCTGCAACAACGGAATGCCAAGAGTTTGCCTGCAGCATCTCTCAATGGACAGGAGTCTGTACTCGGCCCACCCCTGGAGCCTCCCTCTTTCACTGTGAATGCTAGTCAGCTCCCGTCCTCTAATATTGTTCCCAGTAGAAATGAGCAACACATTATCAACAACTCAGCAGGAACACtgtccaatcagagcaaaacttgcaaaaagaaaaagagatgtCTGTCGGACATATTTGGGCATATTATCAGTGAGTCATCGGTCATCACAGACACACTGGACCCTTGTACAACAAGCcgtgcactgaaaaaaaaacctgaagacTCACCTTATGCAGATCTGGAAACTGTTCCTGTGTTACATTGTCCAAAGCGCCCAACAATCTCCCCAAGCTGGGAACTAGACAGGCGtttcacacaaataaaaacaatgttcagAGAAACAGTGCAGCATTCTACAGATTCACATAATTCTGGTAGCGATTTTATGGACATTTTGGACTGTAAAAATCAGATATTAAGGAACAATGAAGAAACTGCGTATCGTCCAGGCAAAAAGCTGCCTAACAAGCGGATTGCCAGTAGTTGTCCCAAGACGACAGTCATGGAAGCAGATGAAGAGGTTGAGCTCCAGGATGCCGCAAGCCAAATCTCAAACCACTCTGATGATTGTTGTCCAAATGAACCCAATGATACAGACCTGTTAAAAACCCAAACATCTACCTATTGGAAATTATTCTCTGATGCATCATCCTGTGTAAATCACAGCACTCCAAAAAGGGATACAAGGAAgcctgacaagaaaaaaaattgtgttggCACAATAATAAAGTCTCGTAGTTTGGACCATTGTAATTCCTTTACTCAGCCTGTTCCAATCAAGCTGGAGAATGTTAGCCCAGACCTGTCATCTTCTCGCTCCCCCTCATCACTGCGTACCATGGATGCTTTCCTGGATGTGAAGGAAGTCACGTTTAAGTCTCTTGTCGACGAGAACAGTAACACGCAGGGGGCCACATTCCATCCTGATTCTAATTATAAATTCAGTACCTTCCTCATGTTCCTCAAAGACATTCATGACACGAGAGCAAAAGAGGGTAAGGCCCTGGTTGTCCCACCATCACCACTGCTTATCAAGAAGGAACCCTTAGTCATGCCTTCTTCATGTGGTGATCCACTGACGGGGTCTTCTGGCACTTTGAGCCAAGAAATCAAAACAGAGTTTGTGCAATTAGGAAAATGCTCAACAGTGAAAACTAAGTGGAGGACTAAAGCTTTCATGTCAGCAGAAAATTACCACTGTAAAGGGTTTCCATTACAGATTGATAACTCTGACAGACAGCGGCGAAAACAGAGACTTCCTGCCAAACTAAAACTTTCCTCCAATATGGAGGACTTGGCTTTTGGCAGGGAATTTGTCAGTGGCCATGCTGATTTAGCTGAAAATGATCATGGCATACCCTATGATCCTGCTGCCATCTACCTCGTCAAGAGCTCTGAATCCCCTATTGCCCCAAAGAAGCGCTGGCAGATGGTTGAGGAAAACGAGACGAACAAATCGTACACAATGCAAGCATCTTCACATGTTCATATGGAAGCTGAGAGGCTGCCATCCAATAACCCGTTCTCTGAGGAAAGCTGTGGAGGTG GTCATTCTGAGAACAAACGCCTCCGGAAACCAACAAAAAGACTCCTGGAGTCCATAGAGGAATATGAACAAATATTTGCCCGCAAAAAGAAATCCAAGAAACACACCATAGACTCATCTGATATG GTTCTTAGTGATACCGGTGAAATTCTGTCACCAGTCCTGGATTGCAGCATCACATCGGAGACACTTGCCTCAGCGTCATTCTCCATAGCCCCCCCTACATCTCCATCTCCAGAGGCACATGGTCAATCTCAGGATCAACGCCCCCCTGAACGGCCCCCCATTTCCTCAGCCTCAACCCAAACCCCTCTTGACATGGTCACAGCCGAAGAACCTGATATACCTCTAAATTCTG TTACGGACTTAAAAGCAGAAAGAAAAAGGCCTCGGAAGCTGTCTCATAAGATTTTGGAATGTATTATCGAAGAAGTGTTGGACCCTCCAAAGAAGGAG GAGAAAAAGTACCCCCCTAAAGTTTTTTCTGAAGTGAAAGTGTTGGTCATGAAAACTGTGTTACCTCCGAAGGTCAAACTTGAAGAAAATGTG TGTGCACCTGTAAAGAAAGAGAAACCTTTTCCCAGTGCATCTTCTGCCCCTGTTACTGGCCCTCCACAATCCGAGGCTGAAGATGATGTCAGGGTTGTCACTCAAACCAATTCCCCTGAGGAGAAAGCCAAGTTGAACGCCTGCAGTACTGATGAGAAACACAACACAGAAACTGAAACCTCCAAAGCTGAG GTGCTTGATGCCAGTTTGATGGACAGCCCATCTTCCCAAATGGATGTTCAAGGAAAAATGGGTGCTACTTCTTTTAATGAGAATATCTGCCAG GTGTGTGAGACGACAGGAGACCTTCTGGTATGTGATGGCCACTGTTATGGAGCCTTTCACCCACAATGTATTGGTTTGTCTGTGGCACCCAAGGGAAAATTCCTCTGCCAACAATGTACTTCTG GTGTTCACACATGCTTTGTGTGTAAAAAGTCTGGTAATGGCGTGAAGCGATGCATAATCCCACTATGTGAAAAGTTCTATCACACGGACTGCATCATGGCCTTCTCAGCCACGCAGCAACAGAACAAAAGCTTCCGCTGCCCCTTACACATTTGTCTGTCATGTCACATCGCCAATCCTCTCAATGCCTGTAGCTCCAAAG GACGTTTGGCTCGCTGTGTGCGCTGCCCTGTGGCTTATCACGCTAATGACAACTGCATGGCAGCTGGCAGCGTGGTGCTGGTCAACAATGGTTTTCTCTGTCCAAATCACTTCACTCCTCGGAAGGGCTTCAAGAACCATGAACACATCAATGTTAGCTGGTGCTTTGTGTGCTCTGAAG GAGGCAGCCTGCTTTGCTGTGAAGCCTGTCCAGCTGCTTTTCATCAGGAATGTCTCAATATTGAGATGCCTCAAGGCAGCTGGTTCTGCAATGACTGCAAGGCGGGAAAGAGGCCGCGGATCAAGGACATACTGTGGGTTAAATGGGGACGCTACAG GTGGTGGCCTGCTGAAGTGTGTTTGGTCAAAGATGTCCCAAATAACATCTTGAGGATGAAACATGAGGTGGGGGAGTTCCCAGTGCAGTTTTTTGGCTCCAAGGATTTTGTATGGACTTACCATGCCCGTGTGTTCCCCTACATGGAGGGTGACACCCACAACATTGAGAAAATGGGCAAGGGGGCAGATGCGGTGTACAAAAACG CCCTGATTGGGGCAGCAGAGAGGTTCAAAGAGCTTCAAACAGAAAAGGAAATGAGGCAGCTTCAGGAGGACAAAAAGAACCATAAGAAACCTCCTCCATACAAACATATTAAG GTAAATAAGCCAATTGGGAAGGTGCAGATCATCACAGCTGACCTATCTGAGGTCCCACGCTGCAACTGCAAGGCATCGGATGAGAACCCGTGTGGTGTGGATTCGGAGTGCATTAATCGAATGCTGTTGTACGAGTGCCACCCTCAGGTTTGCGCTGCAGGGGAGCGCTGTCAGAACCAGACCTTCACGAAACGCCAGTACACCATTGTTGAGATATTCAGGACACTGTCTCGTGGCTGGGGTTTACGCAGTGTGTCAGACATCAAGAAG GGAGCTTTTGTGAGCGAATATGTGGGGGAGGTCATAGATGAAGAAGAATGTCGGGCCAGAATCAGAAATGCTCAGGAAAAAGACATATTTAATTTCTACATGCTGACACTAGATAAG GACCGAATAATCGATGCAGGACCCAAAGGGAATCAGGCTCGCTTTATGAATCACAGCTGCCAGCCCAATTGTGAAACTCAGAAATGGACTGTGAATGGGGACACCCGCGTGGGACTGTTTGCTCTGCAAGACATCCCAAAAG GTGTGGAACTGACTTTCAACTACAACCTGGAGTGTCTTGGCAATGGCAAGACTGCCTGTAAATGTGGCGCACCCAACTGTAGCGGCTTCCTTGGTGTGCGACCCAAG AACCAGCCGCCAACTGAGAAATTGAAGGAAGGGAGGAGGAGAGGGCCCATGAAGAAGAAGACTAAGCAAGAAGTGACCAAAGAGAGGGAGGATGAGTGTTTCAGCTGCGGTGACGGGGGCCAAATTGTGTCATGTAAGAAGTCCGGTTGCCCGAAGGTCTACCATGCTGACTGTCTCAACCTGGCCAAGAGACCTGCAG GGCGATGGGAGTGTCCTTGGCACCAGTGTGACATCTGCGGTATCGAGGCGGCGTCTTTCTGTGAAATGTGCCCGAGCTCATTCTGCAAAGCACATCGCGATGGCATGCTCTTCATCTCCAAGCTGGATGGCAAGCTGTCCTGCAGTGAGCACGACCCTTGCGGGCCCGACCCCCTGGAGCCAGGCGAGATCCGTGAATACGTCCCCGACGTGACCGCCTCGAAGCCCGCCTCCAATGCTGCGCCACTCGCTTCCTGTCCGGACTCGGGCTCCGGAGGTTCTGGCCCCGCCGCCTCGCATGGCTGTCGAGCTGATCCGGCCATTCGCaagcttcctcctcctcgtctctACATAAACACCAAGACGGCTACCTCGAGCTTCATCCCCTCCAGCAGCTCTTCCCTCACAGACAGGACTGAAGAGAAAGCGTTTTCCAGCCCGACCTCCTCCAAGGATCAGAGCGAGGCTGGCGAGATGGAGGAGGGGGAGGTGTGCGGGTTAGACGTAGACCtggatgatgacgacgatgaggACGACGATGATGAAGCAGATGATGATGTGGGGGAGATAGAGTTAGTGGACGATGAGCCACTGTACGGAGACAGCCtagaggaggacgaggaggatgCAGATGTGTATGACAGTTGGAGTTATAACGTGGCGGAAGATGATGGCGATGAAGACCTCAAGGGGTATGACTCGAGCAGAGAAGACGATGGCAAGTGA
- the nsd1a gene encoding histone-lysine N-methyltransferase, H3 lysine-36 specific isoform X3, with protein MLFLQQRNAKSLPAASLNGQESVLGPPLEPPSFTVNASQLPSSNIVPSRNEQHIINNSAGTLSNQSKTCKKKKRCLSDIFGHIISESSVITDTLDPCTTSRALKKKPEDSPYADLETVPVLHCPKRPTISPSWELDRRFTQIKTMFRETVQHSTDSHNSGSDFMDILDCKNQILRNNEETAYRPGKKLPNKRIASSCPKTTVMEADEEVELQDAASQISNHSDDCCPNEPNDTDLLKTQTSTYWKLFSDASSCVNHSTPKRDTRKPDKKKNCVGTIIKSRSLDHCNSFTQPVPIKLENVSPDLSSSRSPSSLRTMDAFLDVKEVTFKSLVDENSNTQGATFHPDSNYKFSTFLMFLKDIHDTRAKEGKALVVPPSPLLIKKEPLVMPSSCGDPLTGSSGTLSQEIKTEFVQLGKCSTVKTKWRTKAFMSAENYHCKGFPLQIDNSDRQRRKQRLPAKLKLSSNMEDLAFGREFVSGHADLAENDHGIPYDPAAIYLVKSSESPIAPKKRWQMVEENETNKSYTMQASSHVHMEAERLPSNNPFSEESCGGGHSENKRLRKPTKRLLESIEEYEQIFARKKKSKKHTIDSSDMVLSDTGEILSPVLDCSITSETLASASFSIAPPTSPSPEAHGQSQDQRPPERPPISSASTQTPLDMVTAEEPDIPLNSVTDLKAERKRPRKLSHKILECIIEEVLDPPKKEEKKYPPKVFSEVKVLVMKTVLPPKVKLEENVCAPVKKEKPFPSASSAPVTGPPQSEAEDDVRVVTQTNSPEEKAKLNACSTDEKHNTETETSKAEVLDASLMDSPSSQMDVQGKMGATSFNENICQVCETTGDLLVCDGHCYGAFHPQCIGLSVAPKGKFLCQQCTSGVHTCFVCKKSGNGVKRCIIPLCEKFYHTDCIMAFSATQQQNKSFRCPLHICLSCHIANPLNACSSKGRLARCVRCPVAYHANDNCMAAGSVVLVNNGFLCPNHFTPRKGFKNHEHINVSWCFVCSEGGSLLCCEACPAAFHQECLNIEMPQGSWFCNDCKAGKRPRIKDILWVKWGRYRWWPAEVCLVKDVPNNILRMKHEVGEFPVQFFGSKDFVWTYHARVFPYMEGDTHNIEKMGKGADAVYKNALIGAAERFKELQTEKEMRQLQEDKKNHKKPPPYKHIKVNKPIGKVQIITADLSEVPRCNCKASDENPCGVDSECINRMLLYECHPQVCAAGERCQNQTFTKRQYTIVEIFRTLSRGWGLRSVSDIKKGAFVSEYVGEVIDEEECRARIRNAQEKDIFNFYMLTLDKDRIIDAGPKGNQARFMNHSCQPNCETQKWTVNGDTRVGLFALQDIPKGVELTFNYNLECLGNGKTACKCGAPNCSGFLGVRPKNQPPTEKLKEGRRRGPMKKKTKQEVTKEREDECFSCGDGGQIVSCKKSGCPKVYHADCLNLAKRPAGRWECPWHQCDICGIEAASFCEMCPSSFCKAHRDGMLFISKLDGKLSCSEHDPCGPDPLEPGEIREYVPDVTASKPASNAAPLASCPDSGSGGSGPAASHGCRADPAIRKLPPPRLYINTKTATSSFIPSSSSSLTDRTEEKAFSSPTSSKDQSEAGEMEEGEVCGLDVDLDDDDDEDDDDEADDDVGEIELVDDEPLYGDSLEEDEEDADVYDSWSYNVAEDDGDEDLKGYDSSREDDGK; from the exons ATGCTCTTTCTGCAACAACGGAATGCCAAGAGTTTGCCTGCAGCATCTCTCAATGGACAGGAGTCTGTACTCGGCCCACCCCTGGAGCCTCCCTCTTTCACTGTGAATGCTAGTCAGCTCCCGTCCTCTAATATTGTTCCCAGTAGAAATGAGCAACACATTATCAACAACTCAGCAGGAACACtgtccaatcagagcaaaacttgcaaaaagaaaaagagatgtCTGTCGGACATATTTGGGCATATTATCAGTGAGTCATCGGTCATCACAGACACACTGGACCCTTGTACAACAAGCcgtgcactgaaaaaaaaacctgaagacTCACCTTATGCAGATCTGGAAACTGTTCCTGTGTTACATTGTCCAAAGCGCCCAACAATCTCCCCAAGCTGGGAACTAGACAGGCGtttcacacaaataaaaacaatgttcagAGAAACAGTGCAGCATTCTACAGATTCACATAATTCTGGTAGCGATTTTATGGACATTTTGGACTGTAAAAATCAGATATTAAGGAACAATGAAGAAACTGCGTATCGTCCAGGCAAAAAGCTGCCTAACAAGCGGATTGCCAGTAGTTGTCCCAAGACGACAGTCATGGAAGCAGATGAAGAGGTTGAGCTCCAGGATGCCGCAAGCCAAATCTCAAACCACTCTGATGATTGTTGTCCAAATGAACCCAATGATACAGACCTGTTAAAAACCCAAACATCTACCTATTGGAAATTATTCTCTGATGCATCATCCTGTGTAAATCACAGCACTCCAAAAAGGGATACAAGGAAgcctgacaagaaaaaaaattgtgttggCACAATAATAAAGTCTCGTAGTTTGGACCATTGTAATTCCTTTACTCAGCCTGTTCCAATCAAGCTGGAGAATGTTAGCCCAGACCTGTCATCTTCTCGCTCCCCCTCATCACTGCGTACCATGGATGCTTTCCTGGATGTGAAGGAAGTCACGTTTAAGTCTCTTGTCGACGAGAACAGTAACACGCAGGGGGCCACATTCCATCCTGATTCTAATTATAAATTCAGTACCTTCCTCATGTTCCTCAAAGACATTCATGACACGAGAGCAAAAGAGGGTAAGGCCCTGGTTGTCCCACCATCACCACTGCTTATCAAGAAGGAACCCTTAGTCATGCCTTCTTCATGTGGTGATCCACTGACGGGGTCTTCTGGCACTTTGAGCCAAGAAATCAAAACAGAGTTTGTGCAATTAGGAAAATGCTCAACAGTGAAAACTAAGTGGAGGACTAAAGCTTTCATGTCAGCAGAAAATTACCACTGTAAAGGGTTTCCATTACAGATTGATAACTCTGACAGACAGCGGCGAAAACAGAGACTTCCTGCCAAACTAAAACTTTCCTCCAATATGGAGGACTTGGCTTTTGGCAGGGAATTTGTCAGTGGCCATGCTGATTTAGCTGAAAATGATCATGGCATACCCTATGATCCTGCTGCCATCTACCTCGTCAAGAGCTCTGAATCCCCTATTGCCCCAAAGAAGCGCTGGCAGATGGTTGAGGAAAACGAGACGAACAAATCGTACACAATGCAAGCATCTTCACATGTTCATATGGAAGCTGAGAGGCTGCCATCCAATAACCCGTTCTCTGAGGAAAGCTGTGGAGGTG GTCATTCTGAGAACAAACGCCTCCGGAAACCAACAAAAAGACTCCTGGAGTCCATAGAGGAATATGAACAAATATTTGCCCGCAAAAAGAAATCCAAGAAACACACCATAGACTCATCTGATATG GTTCTTAGTGATACCGGTGAAATTCTGTCACCAGTCCTGGATTGCAGCATCACATCGGAGACACTTGCCTCAGCGTCATTCTCCATAGCCCCCCCTACATCTCCATCTCCAGAGGCACATGGTCAATCTCAGGATCAACGCCCCCCTGAACGGCCCCCCATTTCCTCAGCCTCAACCCAAACCCCTCTTGACATGGTCACAGCCGAAGAACCTGATATACCTCTAAATTCTG TTACGGACTTAAAAGCAGAAAGAAAAAGGCCTCGGAAGCTGTCTCATAAGATTTTGGAATGTATTATCGAAGAAGTGTTGGACCCTCCAAAGAAGGAG GAGAAAAAGTACCCCCCTAAAGTTTTTTCTGAAGTGAAAGTGTTGGTCATGAAAACTGTGTTACCTCCGAAGGTCAAACTTGAAGAAAATGTG TGTGCACCTGTAAAGAAAGAGAAACCTTTTCCCAGTGCATCTTCTGCCCCTGTTACTGGCCCTCCACAATCCGAGGCTGAAGATGATGTCAGGGTTGTCACTCAAACCAATTCCCCTGAGGAGAAAGCCAAGTTGAACGCCTGCAGTACTGATGAGAAACACAACACAGAAACTGAAACCTCCAAAGCTGAG GTGCTTGATGCCAGTTTGATGGACAGCCCATCTTCCCAAATGGATGTTCAAGGAAAAATGGGTGCTACTTCTTTTAATGAGAATATCTGCCAG GTGTGTGAGACGACAGGAGACCTTCTGGTATGTGATGGCCACTGTTATGGAGCCTTTCACCCACAATGTATTGGTTTGTCTGTGGCACCCAAGGGAAAATTCCTCTGCCAACAATGTACTTCTG GTGTTCACACATGCTTTGTGTGTAAAAAGTCTGGTAATGGCGTGAAGCGATGCATAATCCCACTATGTGAAAAGTTCTATCACACGGACTGCATCATGGCCTTCTCAGCCACGCAGCAACAGAACAAAAGCTTCCGCTGCCCCTTACACATTTGTCTGTCATGTCACATCGCCAATCCTCTCAATGCCTGTAGCTCCAAAG GACGTTTGGCTCGCTGTGTGCGCTGCCCTGTGGCTTATCACGCTAATGACAACTGCATGGCAGCTGGCAGCGTGGTGCTGGTCAACAATGGTTTTCTCTGTCCAAATCACTTCACTCCTCGGAAGGGCTTCAAGAACCATGAACACATCAATGTTAGCTGGTGCTTTGTGTGCTCTGAAG GAGGCAGCCTGCTTTGCTGTGAAGCCTGTCCAGCTGCTTTTCATCAGGAATGTCTCAATATTGAGATGCCTCAAGGCAGCTGGTTCTGCAATGACTGCAAGGCGGGAAAGAGGCCGCGGATCAAGGACATACTGTGGGTTAAATGGGGACGCTACAG GTGGTGGCCTGCTGAAGTGTGTTTGGTCAAAGATGTCCCAAATAACATCTTGAGGATGAAACATGAGGTGGGGGAGTTCCCAGTGCAGTTTTTTGGCTCCAAGGATTTTGTATGGACTTACCATGCCCGTGTGTTCCCCTACATGGAGGGTGACACCCACAACATTGAGAAAATGGGCAAGGGGGCAGATGCGGTGTACAAAAACG CCCTGATTGGGGCAGCAGAGAGGTTCAAAGAGCTTCAAACAGAAAAGGAAATGAGGCAGCTTCAGGAGGACAAAAAGAACCATAAGAAACCTCCTCCATACAAACATATTAAG GTAAATAAGCCAATTGGGAAGGTGCAGATCATCACAGCTGACCTATCTGAGGTCCCACGCTGCAACTGCAAGGCATCGGATGAGAACCCGTGTGGTGTGGATTCGGAGTGCATTAATCGAATGCTGTTGTACGAGTGCCACCCTCAGGTTTGCGCTGCAGGGGAGCGCTGTCAGAACCAGACCTTCACGAAACGCCAGTACACCATTGTTGAGATATTCAGGACACTGTCTCGTGGCTGGGGTTTACGCAGTGTGTCAGACATCAAGAAG GGAGCTTTTGTGAGCGAATATGTGGGGGAGGTCATAGATGAAGAAGAATGTCGGGCCAGAATCAGAAATGCTCAGGAAAAAGACATATTTAATTTCTACATGCTGACACTAGATAAG GACCGAATAATCGATGCAGGACCCAAAGGGAATCAGGCTCGCTTTATGAATCACAGCTGCCAGCCCAATTGTGAAACTCAGAAATGGACTGTGAATGGGGACACCCGCGTGGGACTGTTTGCTCTGCAAGACATCCCAAAAG GTGTGGAACTGACTTTCAACTACAACCTGGAGTGTCTTGGCAATGGCAAGACTGCCTGTAAATGTGGCGCACCCAACTGTAGCGGCTTCCTTGGTGTGCGACCCAAG AACCAGCCGCCAACTGAGAAATTGAAGGAAGGGAGGAGGAGAGGGCCCATGAAGAAGAAGACTAAGCAAGAAGTGACCAAAGAGAGGGAGGATGAGTGTTTCAGCTGCGGTGACGGGGGCCAAATTGTGTCATGTAAGAAGTCCGGTTGCCCGAAGGTCTACCATGCTGACTGTCTCAACCTGGCCAAGAGACCTGCAG GGCGATGGGAGTGTCCTTGGCACCAGTGTGACATCTGCGGTATCGAGGCGGCGTCTTTCTGTGAAATGTGCCCGAGCTCATTCTGCAAAGCACATCGCGATGGCATGCTCTTCATCTCCAAGCTGGATGGCAAGCTGTCCTGCAGTGAGCACGACCCTTGCGGGCCCGACCCCCTGGAGCCAGGCGAGATCCGTGAATACGTCCCCGACGTGACCGCCTCGAAGCCCGCCTCCAATGCTGCGCCACTCGCTTCCTGTCCGGACTCGGGCTCCGGAGGTTCTGGCCCCGCCGCCTCGCATGGCTGTCGAGCTGATCCGGCCATTCGCaagcttcctcctcctcgtctctACATAAACACCAAGACGGCTACCTCGAGCTTCATCCCCTCCAGCAGCTCTTCCCTCACAGACAGGACTGAAGAGAAAGCGTTTTCCAGCCCGACCTCCTCCAAGGATCAGAGCGAGGCTGGCGAGATGGAGGAGGGGGAGGTGTGCGGGTTAGACGTAGACCtggatgatgacgacgatgaggACGACGATGATGAAGCAGATGATGATGTGGGGGAGATAGAGTTAGTGGACGATGAGCCACTGTACGGAGACAGCCtagaggaggacgaggaggatgCAGATGTGTATGACAGTTGGAGTTATAACGTGGCGGAAGATGATGGCGATGAAGACCTCAAGGGGTATGACTCGAGCAGAGAAGACGATGGCAAGTGA